The following proteins are co-located in the bacterium genome:
- a CDS encoding acetyl-CoA carboxylase biotin carboxylase subunit, with amino-acid sequence MFKKVLIANRGEIAVRVSQTLQEMGIAALAVYSDADRKALHVMRADEAVPLAGTAPAETYLNQAKLIGIARKAGADAVHPGYGFLSENASFARACREAGLVFIGPQPEVIEAMGDKIRAKALMTEAGVPVVPGWKGDTTDAAALTKAAAKIGYPVLLKAAAGGGGKGMRIVRNEAGLAEAQAAAAREAEKAFGDARIFVEKYIDRPRHVEFQIFGDKHGNCVQLFERECSIQRRYQKIIEESPSPALTPALRTAMGKAALAAARALNYEGAGTVEFMLAPDGKFYFLEVNTRLQVEHPVTELVLGLDLVRAQILVAAGEPLPFAQEELRQRGHAIECRLYAEDPARSFLPSTGRLVQFSTPRGAHVRVDVGVRRGSEVSVHYDPMLAKLVVWGEDREQARQRMAWALRRFAVLGVSTNIEFLGRVVEHPAFAAGELHTHFLDEHAIDLKAPARLEAAVAIAAGLAAAAPAGEPKTLATAAAAGGPWKSGQRWRNS; translated from the coding sequence ATGTTCAAGAAGGTCCTGATCGCCAACCGCGGCGAGATCGCCGTGCGCGTCTCGCAGACCTTGCAGGAGATGGGCATCGCCGCGCTCGCGGTCTACTCGGACGCCGACCGCAAGGCCCTGCACGTGATGCGCGCCGACGAGGCCGTGCCGCTCGCGGGCACGGCGCCGGCCGAGACCTACCTGAACCAGGCCAAGCTGATCGGGATCGCGAGGAAGGCGGGTGCCGACGCCGTGCACCCGGGCTACGGTTTCCTCTCCGAGAACGCGAGCTTCGCGCGGGCCTGCCGCGAGGCGGGGCTCGTTTTCATCGGCCCGCAACCCGAAGTGATCGAGGCGATGGGCGACAAGATCCGCGCCAAGGCCCTGATGACCGAGGCGGGCGTCCCCGTGGTGCCGGGCTGGAAGGGCGACACCACGGACGCCGCTGCGCTGACCAAGGCCGCCGCGAAGATCGGCTACCCGGTGCTGCTCAAGGCGGCGGCGGGCGGCGGCGGCAAGGGCATGCGCATCGTGCGCAATGAGGCCGGACTCGCCGAGGCGCAGGCCGCCGCGGCGCGCGAGGCAGAGAAAGCATTCGGGGACGCTCGGATCTTCGTCGAGAAGTACATCGACCGACCGCGCCACGTCGAGTTCCAGATCTTCGGCGACAAGCATGGCAACTGCGTGCAGCTCTTCGAGCGCGAGTGCTCGATCCAGCGGCGCTACCAGAAGATCATCGAGGAGTCGCCCTCGCCCGCCCTCACACCCGCGCTGCGCACGGCGATGGGCAAGGCGGCGCTCGCCGCGGCGCGGGCGCTGAACTACGAGGGCGCGGGCACCGTGGAGTTCATGCTCGCGCCGGACGGGAAGTTCTACTTCCTCGAGGTCAACACGCGCCTGCAGGTGGAGCACCCGGTGACCGAACTGGTGCTCGGCCTCGACCTCGTGCGCGCGCAGATCCTCGTCGCGGCCGGCGAGCCGCTGCCCTTCGCTCAAGAGGAGCTTCGGCAGCGCGGACATGCAATCGAGTGCCGCCTCTACGCCGAGGACCCGGCGCGCTCCTTCCTGCCCTCCACGGGCCGCCTCGTGCAGTTCTCGACGCCGCGCGGCGCGCACGTGCGCGTGGACGTCGGCGTGCGGCGCGGCTCGGAGGTCTCCGTCCACTACGACCCGATGCTGGCCAAGCTCGTGGTCTGGGGAGAGGACCGCGAGCAGGCGCGGCAGCGCATGGCCTGGGCCCTGCGGCGTTTCGCGGTGCTCGGCGTGAGCACGAACATCGAGTTCCTCGGCCGTGTCGTCGAACATCCGGCATTCGCGGCGGGAGAGCTGCACACGCACTTCCTCGATGAACACGCGATCGACCTGAAGGCACCCGCGCGCCTGGAGGCCGCGGTGGCGATCGCGGCTGGTCTGGCGGCGGCCGCGCCCGCCGGCGAACCGAAGACCCTCGCCACGGCGGCCGCGGCGGGCGGACCCTGGAAGAGCGGCCAGCGCTGGAGGAACAGCTGA